A part of Palaemon carinicauda isolate YSFRI2023 chromosome 8, ASM3689809v2, whole genome shotgun sequence genomic DNA contains:
- the LOC137645930 gene encoding mucin-5AC-like: protein MARSSNMLASQTVQGQINTQAASSVARSFYRPVSQTVPGQIDKASQTVIGQTNTQAALPMAMFSKVPASQIIPGQIIAQTAIPVVRPSNIPSSQTVPGQIIAQTAIPVVRPSNIPSSQTVPGQIIAQTARPVVRPSSIPASQTVPGQIIPQTAIPVVTPSNIPASRTVPGQIIAQTAIPADRPFYIQEAHTVPGKNDILTPLPVVRSSSMPISQTVPEQINSQPALSMAWSSKMPSSQTVPGQINAKADVHVVWSSNMPASQTIPGQIETQTALHKIRSSSMPASRTIQEQINAIPAVPLIRSSNMPASQTIPGQIETQTALHKIRSSSMPASRTIQEQINAIPAVPLIRSSNMPASQTIPGQIETQTALHKIRSSSMPASRTIQEQINAIPAVPLIRSSNMPTSQTVPGQISSKAAVIRVRSSNTPASQTLPGHINAHVAFPRNKPSNKPASLVVIGQNNRRVALSFSRGPTNMQASQTVPNQIDKEAALSRFSMFSNTPASQTVQEQTNKQACLPMANSSCSSVVLKTSTDPSNNEAPLLKGLLMPQNILEQNDLATTLPSDRLSCSIAGPLSDTQVNTGNLSTALLSDTISCNVAAPQTGTEKSNTHAALCRDSIPCNLPVSQTIPVQSITQTAQLSSPLSNIQGDSNISQDPEKRLKFIPTLANPSQRITKPSEKPHKIFSLNTPINFQKHMSSPSVHPKKDRQAVKEKKSGGESPSESDCVFLSSRTASSSSGFFVVNDVPGASVKESTKKLVKNDKIPNEEHIEEDVVITYECQSDKRKSALYKILATVRGSTNSTEVVCHVCTANVTVENKLVTHLLFGQLKCENCDVQIVSCDMMKTLFYGNPKCFGNEEQSTHNFSVWCGDIIKFLLYYLKKDLIIKNFCEHEKNIAISENDVYKELRDYTSKLRILRDCFPWNLALHKYEKFILSHMPGKAGSMNSTNIQKECQSVARKRYSPRHNSGKWDFPEDGHYLQISVTGNDFYCPEECPECYFVICPSRFIMDVNNFALKYVCEECSLPIFFVFESGEGKRHKKD, encoded by the coding sequence ATGGCTAGGTCCTCCAATATGCTAGCTTCTCAGACTGTTCAGGGACAAATTAATACACAGGCAGCTTCATCTGTGGCTAGGTCTTTCTATAGACCAGTATCTCAGACTGTTCCAGGACAAATTGATAAAGCATCCCAAACTGTTATAGGACAAACTAATACACAGGCAGCATTACCTATGGCTATGTTTTCCAAGGTGCCAGCATCTCAGATTATTCCAGGACAAATTATTGCACAGACAGCTATACCTGTGGTTAGACCCTCCAATATACCATCATCTCAGACTGTTCCAGGACAAATTATTGCACAGACAGCTATACCTGTGGTTAGACCTTCCAATATACCATCATCTCAGACTGTTCCAGGACAAATTATTGCACAAACAGCTAGACCTGTGGTAAGACCCTCCAGTATACCAGCATCTCAGACTGTTCCTGGACAAATTATTCCCCAGACAGCTATACCTGTGGTTACACCCTCCAATATACCAGCATCTCGGACTGTTCCAGGACAAATTATTGCACAGACAGCTATACCTGCGGATAGACCCTTCTATATACAAGAAGCTCATACTGTTCCTGGAAAAAATGATATACTGACACCTTTACCTGTGGTTAGGTCTTCCAGTATGCCAATATCTCAGACTGTTCCTGAACAAATAAATTCACAGCCTGCTTTATCCATGGCTTGGTCCTCCAAAATGCCATCATCTCAGACTGTTCCAGGACAAATAAATgctaaggcagatgtacatgttgTTTGGTCCTCCAATATGCCAGCATCTCAGACTATTCCAGGACAAATTGAGACACAGACAGCTTTACATAAGATTAGGTCTTCCAGTATGCCAGCATCTCGGACTATTCAAGAACAAATTAACGCAATACCAGCTGTACCTTTGATTAGATCCTCCAATATGCCAGCATCTCAGACTATTCCAGGACAAATTGAGACACAGACAGCTTTACATAAGATTAGGTCTTCCAGTATGCCAGCATCTCGGACTATTCAAGAACAAATTAACGCAATACCAGCTGTACCTTTGATTAGATCCTCCAATATGCCAGCATCTCAGACTATTCCAGGACAAATTGAGACACAGACAGCTTTACATAAGATTAGGTCTTCCAGTATGCCAGCATCTCGGACTATTCAAGAACAAATTAACGCAATACCAGCTGTACCTTTGATTAGATCCTCCAATATGCCAACATCCCAAACTGTTCCAGGACAAATTAGTAGTAAGGCAGCTGTAATTCGGGTTAGGTCCTCCAATACACCAGCATCTCAGACTTTACCGGGACATATTAATGCCCATGTTGCTTTTCCCAGGAATAAGCCTTCCAATAAGCCAGCATCTCTGGTTGTTATAGGGCAAAATAATAGACGAGTAGCTTTATCTTTTTCTAGGGGTCCAACCAATATGCAAGCATCTCAGACTGTTCCAAATCAAATTGATAAAGAAGCAGCTTTATCCAGGTTTAGTATGTTTTCCAATACTCCAGCATCTCAGACTGTTCAAGAACAAACTAATAAACAGGCATGTTTACCCATGGCTAACAGTTCTTGCTCTTCTGTAGTATTGAAGACTAGTACAGATCCTAGTAACAATGAGGCACCTTTGCTCAAAGGGCTGCTAATGCCTCAGAATATTCTAGAACAAAATGATTTAGCCACAACTTTGCCCAGTGATCGGCTTTCCTGCAGTATAGCAGGACCACTTTCTGACACACAAGTAAATACAGGTAATTTATCTACAGCTTTGCTGAGTGATACAATATCTTGCAATGTGGCAGCACCACAGACTGGCACAGAAAAAAGTAATACACATGCAGCATTATGCAGGGATAGCATTCCTTGCAATTTACCAGTATCTCAGACTATTCCTGTGCAAAGTATTACACAAACAGCTCAACTTTCATCTCCACTATCAAATATTCAAGGGGATAGTAACATTTCTCAAGATCCTGAAAAACGATTGAAATTTATCCCTACGTTAGCAAACCCTTCTCAGCGGATAACCAAACCTAGTGAAAAACCTCACAAGATATTTTCATTAAATACGCCTATTAACTTTCAGAAACACATGAGTTCACCATCCGTTCATCCAAAAAAAGATAGGCAAgctgtaaaagaaaagaaatctgGAGGAGAGTCACCATCAGAGTCAGATTGTGTTTTCCTTTCTTCAAGAACTGCATCTTCAAGTAGTGGATTTTTTGTAGTTAATGATGTTCCAGGTGCTTCAGTAAAGGAGAGTACAAAAAAGCTGGTAAAAAATGATAAGATTCCCAATGAAGAGCATATTGAAGAAGATGTGGTAATTACATACGAATGTCAGAGTGACAAACGGAAAAGCGCCCTATATAAAATACTAGCTACAGTACGAGGAAGTACTAATAGCACAGAAGTTGTATGCCATGTATGTACTGCAAATGTTACTGTTGAAAATAAGTTGGTTACTCATCTGCTATTTGGGCAACTTAAATGTGAGAACTGTGATGTACAAATAGTTAGCTGTGATATGATGAAAACATTGTTTTATGGAAATCCCAAGTGCTTTGGAAACGAAGAACAATCAACACATAACTTTTCTGTTTGGTGCGGTGATATTATTAAGTTTTTACTTTATTACTTGAAAAAGGACTTAATCATCAAAAACTTTTGTGAGCATGAAAAAAACATAGCCATATCTGAAAATGATGTTTACAAGGAATTGAGGGACTATACTAGCAAATTACGCATCCTAAGAGACTGCTTTCCTTGGAATTTAGCTTTACATAAGTACGAGAAGTTTATTTTGTCACACATGCCAGGAAAAGCTGGATCAATGAATAGTACCAATATTCAAAAGGAATGTCAAAGTGTTGCAAGAAAGAGATATAGCCCTCGTCACAATAGTGGGAAATGGGATTTTCCGGAAGACGGTCATTATTTGCAGATATCAGTTACTGGTAATGATTTTTACTGCCCAGAGGAATGTCCTGAGTGTTATTTTGTTATATGTCCCTCTAGATTCATTATGGATGTAAATAATTTTGCTCTAAAATATGTGTGTGAGGAGTGCAGCCTTCCtatattttttgtatttgaatCTGGAGAAGGAAAACGTCACAAAAAGGACTGA